The following coding sequences lie in one Zingiber officinale cultivar Zhangliang chromosome 2B, Zo_v1.1, whole genome shotgun sequence genomic window:
- the LOC122045266 gene encoding uncharacterized protein LOC122045266, which yields METGRAYMDFVPSHEWFQDEVADTLVVHLPGFKKEQLRVHIVRDGKLHVSGERPLIKDQWSRFRKEFQLPENCNADQVHGKLENGLLTVVLPKLHHRADAEGKDEKVEKGGVKQREADAASRPAPAPSQGAAVGDEKMKLKSYASMDVRLHQHEGKLRLVCLLVAVVVAAWYVYQKLNPEETQRHES from the exons ATGGAAACTGGGCGTGCTTACATGGACTTTGTTCCTTCGCACGAGTGGTTTCAAGATGAAGTGGCCGATACGCTCGTCGTTCACCTCCCAG GCTTCAAAAAGGAGCAGCTCAGGGTTCACATCGTCAGGGATGGGAAGCTACACGTCAGCGGAGAACGCCCGTTGATCAAGGACCAATGGAGCCGCTTCCGCAAGGAATTCCAGTTGCCGGAGAATTGCAACGCGGACCAAGTCCACGGCAAGCTCGAGAACGGACTCCTCACCGTCGTGCTCCCCAAACTGCACCACCGAGCAGACGCCGAAGGCAAGGATGAAAAGGTGGAGAAGGGTGGCGTGAAACAGAGGGAAGCTGACGCTGCCTCAAGGCCAGCGCCAGCGCCGTCCCAAGGTGCGGCTGTGGGCGATGAGAAGATGAAGCTCAAGAGCTATGCCAGTATGGACGTTCGCCTGCACCAGCACGAAGGGAAACTGCGCTTGGTTTGTTTGCTTGTGGCCGTCGTGGTGGCAGCTTGGTATGTGTATCAGAAGCTGAATCCTGAAGAGACGCAGCGGCATGAATCATGA